From the genome of Minwuia thermotolerans:
CAGGACCTCGCCCGCATGATGATCCGCCTCGCCGGCCTGACGCCGGACCGCGACATCCGGATCGAGTATGTCGGCCTGCGCCCCGGCGAGAAGCTGCACGAGGAACTGCTGCACAGTTCCGAGAAGCTGGACCAGACGGACATCGAGGGGGTCATGCTCGCGTCCCCGCGGGTTGTCGAACGGCAGATCCTGACGCGGGCACTGGACGAACTCGCCGGCCATGCCAGGGCGCGGCGCACCGACCGTACGCTGACCCTGCTCAGGGAGCTGGTGCCGGAATACAAGGAAGAGACGGAGCGGCAGCGCCACGCCTCCAGTTGAGGCCGCCGCACGCCGGAAACAGTCCGTTTCCCATTGCCGCGATTGATGGCGCCGGGCCGCCTGCACATCTCCGCCGGCAACAGAGCAGGAGCGTTGCCATGAGCGAATCCGATTTCCGAACCGTGCTGGGCGTGATCCCCGGCGTCGACGCGCAGGACGGGGCAGGCGTCAAGCTGAAGCGCAGCCTCGGCGGCCCCCGCCTGCAGCATTTCGATCCCTTCCTGCTGCTGGACGAGTTCCGCTCGGACCAGGCCGGCGACTACATCGCCGGCTTTCCCGATCATCCCCATCGGGGCTTCGAGACCGTGACCTACATGCTGGCCGGCCGCATGCGCCACCGCGACAATCAGGGCAATTCCGGCCTGCTGCAGAGCGGCGGCGCGCAGTGGATGACCGCCGGCCGCGGCATCGTGCACTCGGAAATGCCGGAGCAGGAGGACGGCCTGATGTGGGGCTTCCAGCTCTGGGTCAACCTGCCGGCCGCCGACAAGATGACGGCGCCGCGCTACCAGGACATCGAGCCGGGCGACATTCCGGAGGCCGAGCGCCCGGGCGGCGCACGCGTGCGCATCGTCGCCGGAGAGCTCGGCGGCGTCGCCGGACCGGTCAGCGGCATCGCCACGAAACCGCTCTACTACGATGTCGCCCTGCCGGCCGAAGGGCGCTTCGACGAGGCCGTGCCCGAAGGCCACAACGCTTTCGTCTACGTCTATGGCGGCGGGCTGGACCTCGGGAGCCACACGCTCTCGGAAGGCCAGATGGCGCTGCTGACGGACGGCGCGCGGGTCGAGGCCCGGGCCAGGGGCGGCGAAGCAAGGTTCCTGCTCATTGCCGGGCAACCGATCGGCGAGCCGGTGGCCCGCTACGGTCCCTTCGTGATGAACACGAAGGAGGAGATCATCCAGGCCTTCCGCGACTATGAGGCCGGGAAGTTCTGAGCGGCGCCTACTCCGCCGCGGTGGCGGCGTCCTCTTCCTCCCAGGCGGCGCGCTTGCGGTAGATCGTCTGCGGCGCGATGCCGAGCAGCGCCGCGGCGGTGCGGATATTGCCGCCGCAGCGTTCGATCGCGTTCTCGATGTAGTCGCGTTCGACCGCGGCCAGCGGCCGGATCTCCTCGGACAGCGACTGCACATCGGCGCGGCGCTCCGGACGCGGCGGTCCCGCCTCGGGCTCCGCTGCGGACGCCGCAGCCGCCGGGGGCGGGGCCAGCGCCTCCACCTTCTGCAGGTTGGCCGGCAGCATCTCCGGCGTCACCGTCTCGGCGTCGTTCAGGACCACGATGTTGTGCACCGCGTTCTGCAGTTCGCGCACATTGCCGGGCCACTCATGCGCCATCAGAATCGCCGCGGCGGCCGGCCCGAAGGCGCGGAAGCTCTTGCCTTCCTGTTCGGCGTAGCGGCGCAGGAACGTCTCCGCGATCCGCAGAATGTCGTCGTCGCGCTCCCTGAGCGGCGGCAGGTGCATCGGGATCACGTGCAGCCGGTAGTAGAGATCCTCGCGGAACCGGCCCGCCTTGACCTCCGCCATCGGTTCCTTGTTGGTGGCGCAGATCACCCGCACGTCCACCTTCTCGACCTTCGAGCTGCCGACCTTGCTGTAGGTCTCGGTCTGGATGAAGCGCAGCAGCTTGGCCTGCAGGTCCAGGTCCATCTCGCAGATCTCGTCCAGGAACAGCGTGCCCCCGTCGGCCATCGCCGCCGCGCCCTCGCGCTCGCCCAGGGCCCCGGTGAAGGCGCCCTTCACATGACCGAAGATCTCGCTCTCCATCAGGTCGTGGGGGATCGCGGCGCAGTTGATGGCGATGAAGGGCTTGTCGCGGCGCGGGCTGCGGTTCTTGATCGCCTCGGCGCAGACCTCCTTGCCGGTGCCGCTTTCGCCGGTGATGAAGACGGTGGCCTTCGACGACGCCGCGGCCTCGATGATGCGGTAGACCGCCTGCATGCACAGCGCGCTGCCGACGAAGCCTTCGAAACCGCCGCGGTCGATCTCCGTGCGGTAGGTCTCGACGATCTCCTTGAGCTTGGTCGTTTCCAGGACGTTGCGCAGCGTGACCTTCAGCCGGTCGGCGGTGAACGGTTTCACGATGAAGTCGGCAGCGCCCAGCCGCATTGCCGTCACCGCCGTCTGCACCGACCCGTGGGCGGTGATCACGATGACGCCGATCCCCTCGTCCAGCGAACCGATATGGCGCAGGATCTCCATGCCGTCCATGTCCGGCAGCCGGAGGTCCAGCAGGATCGCGTCGGGCCGCCCTTTCTCCAGTTCGGCCAGGGCTTCGGCGCCGGTTTCGACGTGGCGGATGTCATAGGGTTCGTCGCGCAGGAACTGGATGTAGCTCCGCGCCAGCGTCGGCGTGTCCTCGACGAGCAGAATCTGAGACTTCGCCGTGCGGCTCATCGGCCTGTCGTCCCCCAAAGCGCTGAAGGCCGCGTCGGCGTCCGGCTTCTGCCGCCGTCCGGTTCACCGTTCCCCGCGACCGCCAATTTTCGGTCATTGCCCGAAGTTGTCGCATGATAGAATGTCGCTGACAATGCAGCTTCAAGGCCCAGAATCGGATCGCGCGGCCGCCGCTCCGGGCGCCCGGGACGTCAAGCGGACAGGCGTGAACAGAACGCTGGCGGTCCTGCTCGCGACCGTCATGGTTCTCCTCTCCACCACGGTCTTCTCGGTGCTGACGCTGCGCAAGGAATACAACGCCAGTTCCAGCCGCTATGACAGCATCGTCTGGGGCGCTTCGCACACCCGCACGGAACTGTCGCTGTTCCTCGCCGCGCTCGATACCTACGTGCTCGGCACCTCGGGCATGAGCCAGGCCGAATTCCAGCAGCGCTACAGCTACCTGAAACAGCGCCTGCCCGTGTTTCTCCAGGCCATGCGCTCGGACCGGGACGACGCGCTCGGCGCCGGCGACCTGGCGAGCGGCATCCAGGATCGTCTGCGCGCCAATGACGCCCGGCTGCACAATCTGGAAGCCGGCGACTACCGAGCCTACAACCAGCTGCGCAACGACCTGCTGCCGCTGTTCAACGCGCTGCAGCAACTCTCCAATTCCTCGGAGCTGACGGTCACACAGTCGCGCGCCGACCGGTTGCGGCCGATCTATCTGGAACTGCTGATCTCGGCGGTCGCCACCATGGCGGCGGCGGCGCTGCTGGTGCTGCTGCTGATCCGGGAAATCCGCCGCACCACCCGACTCTACCGCCAGGTCTCGGCCGCCGAGGCGCGCGCCAACGCCGCCCGAACGCAGCTGCTGGAAGCGATCGAGGCGATGAACGACGGGTTCGCCCTCTACGACGAGAACGACCGTCTGATCCTGTTCAACACCAGGTACCGCGAGCTCTACAGCAGCGCCGGTCAGGCGGGCATCGAAACCGGCCAGCGCTTCGAGGACATCATGCGGCGCACCGCCAGCCGCCACATCGTCGACGCCACCACCGACCCGGAAGCATGGGTCGCCTGGCGGGTGGCGCGCCATCGCGAGCCCGGCGGCCCCTTCGAGCAGGAGCTGGTGGACGGGCGCTGGATCCTGGTCGGCGAGTTCCGCACCGACGAGGGCGGCCGGGTGAGCGTGCATACCGACATAACCGCGCAGAAGGACAATGAAGAGGCCCTGCGCGAGGCCAAGGAGCGGGCCGAGGACGCCAATGTCGCCAAGTCCCGCTTCCTCGCCATGATGAGTCACGAGATACGCACGCCCATGAACGGCGTGCTGGGCATGACCAACCTGTTGCTGGAGACCGGGCTGAGCGGCGAACAGCACCAGTACGCCGAGACCGTTCACAAGTCGGGCGAGGCGCTGCTGACGATCATCAACGACATCCTCGACTTCTCGAAGCTGGAGGCCGGGCGGCTGGAGCTGGAGGAGGTCGCCTTCGACCTGGAAGACCTGGCCGATGGTGTGGCAGACCTGCTTTCGGCGCGCGCCTTCGAACGCGGCACGGAAATCGCCGTGATCTACGACCCGGATCTGCCCAAGCGCTTCTACGGCGACCCCACGCGTATCCGCCAGGTGCTGCTGAACTTCGCCGGCAACGCCATCAAGTTCACCGAGACCGGCGGCGTCACCATCGAAATCCTGCTGGCCGGCAGCGAGAACGACCGTCCGAAACTGCGCTTCAACGTCACCGACACCGGCATCGGCATTCCGCAGGACCGCCAGGACGCCCTGTTCCAGGAATTCACCCAGGTCGACGCCTCGACGGCCCGGCGCTATGGCGGCACGGGCCTCGGCCTCGCCATCTCCAGACGCCTGGTCGACCTGATGGGCGGGAATATCGGCCTGGACAGCGAGGTCGGCCGGGGCAGCACCTTCTGGTTCGAAGCCACGCTGGGCGTCGCGGACGTGGCCCACAGGGGCGAGGCCCACGAGATGGTGGACCGGCTGAGCGCCATGCTCAGGGGCCGGCAGGCGGCGATCCTGGCGACGAACCCTGTCCTGCGGGAGGGGATGGCGGCGCGCCTGCGCGGCCTGGGCCTGTCGATCGCCCACAACGCGGCTTCGCTCGATGCGCCGTCCCGCACCGTCGATCACCTGGTGATCGACGGGGGCCTGGCCGAACACGCCGGCGCCGCGGACATCGTCCGGCTGCGCAGCCGCGTCGGCGGCCGCATGGTGGTGGCGATCGACCCGTCCCAGCGCGGCCGCGCCGAGCAGATCCTGGCCCGGGGCTTCGACCAGTTCCTGCTGCGCCCGCCCCGGCCGCTCGCCCTCGCCCAGGCGCTGACCGGGCGCGACAGCGCCGCGGAAGCCCATGCCGCCGCCACGATCGAGCAGATCGGCGACGAGGCGGCACTGGGCGCGCGGGTGCTGGTGGCCGACGACAACCGCATCAACCTGCAGGTCGCCAGGGTGATGCTGGAGAAGGCGGGCTACGCGGTCACCGCGGTCGAGGATGGCGCTGGCGCCCTGGCCGCCATCGGCGAGAACGACTTCGAGGTGGTGCTGATGGACGTGCAGATGCCGGACATGGACGGCTTCGAGGTCACCGCCGCGATCCGCGCCCTGGACGGCGCCAGGGCCACGACGCCCGTGGTCGCGGTGACGGCCAACGCCATGCCCGAACACCGCGAGGAATGCCTGTCGAAGGGCATGGACGACTTCATCGCCAAACCCTTCGACAAGATCGAACTGCTGCAGCTCGTCGCCAAGTGGGCGCTGATTGGCGCCGCCAGTACCGGCGGCCCGCCGAACGCCGGAACGATGGCGGGGCCAGCGGCCGCCGATGCCGGGCCGGTTCCCGCCGGCGCGGCGCCGGAACCGGGGGGCGAGGTGGAAGGATCGATGATCGACCGCGCGATCCTCGACCAGTTCGGCGAGGATGTCGGTCAGGACTACCTGCCCGAACTGCTGCGCGATTTCATGCTGGATACCCAGGATCGGCTGGAACGGCTGTCCGAGCCTCTGGACGATGTCAGCGCCGACCGGCTGGGACGGGAAGCGCACAGCCTGAAGAGCAGCGCCGGCACCGTCGG
Proteins encoded in this window:
- a CDS encoding pirin family protein → MSESDFRTVLGVIPGVDAQDGAGVKLKRSLGGPRLQHFDPFLLLDEFRSDQAGDYIAGFPDHPHRGFETVTYMLAGRMRHRDNQGNSGLLQSGGAQWMTAGRGIVHSEMPEQEDGLMWGFQLWVNLPAADKMTAPRYQDIEPGDIPEAERPGGARVRIVAGELGGVAGPVSGIATKPLYYDVALPAEGRFDEAVPEGHNAFVYVYGGGLDLGSHTLSEGQMALLTDGARVEARARGGEARFLLIAGQPIGEPVARYGPFVMNTKEEIIQAFRDYEAGKF
- a CDS encoding sigma-54-dependent transcriptional regulator, yielding MSRTAKSQILLVEDTPTLARSYIQFLRDEPYDIRHVETGAEALAELEKGRPDAILLDLRLPDMDGMEILRHIGSLDEGIGVIVITAHGSVQTAVTAMRLGAADFIVKPFTADRLKVTLRNVLETTKLKEIVETYRTEIDRGGFEGFVGSALCMQAVYRIIEAAASSKATVFITGESGTGKEVCAEAIKNRSPRRDKPFIAINCAAIPHDLMESEIFGHVKGAFTGALGEREGAAAMADGGTLFLDEICEMDLDLQAKLLRFIQTETYSKVGSSKVEKVDVRVICATNKEPMAEVKAGRFREDLYYRLHVIPMHLPPLRERDDDILRIAETFLRRYAEQEGKSFRAFGPAAAAILMAHEWPGNVRELQNAVHNIVVLNDAETVTPEMLPANLQKVEALAPPPAAAASAAEPEAGPPRPERRADVQSLSEEIRPLAAVERDYIENAIERCGGNIRTAAALLGIAPQTIYRKRAAWEEEDAATAAE
- a CDS encoding hybrid sensor histidine kinase/response regulator, translated to MNRTLAVLLATVMVLLSTTVFSVLTLRKEYNASSSRYDSIVWGASHTRTELSLFLAALDTYVLGTSGMSQAEFQQRYSYLKQRLPVFLQAMRSDRDDALGAGDLASGIQDRLRANDARLHNLEAGDYRAYNQLRNDLLPLFNALQQLSNSSELTVTQSRADRLRPIYLELLISAVATMAAAALLVLLLIREIRRTTRLYRQVSAAEARANAARTQLLEAIEAMNDGFALYDENDRLILFNTRYRELYSSAGQAGIETGQRFEDIMRRTASRHIVDATTDPEAWVAWRVARHREPGGPFEQELVDGRWILVGEFRTDEGGRVSVHTDITAQKDNEEALREAKERAEDANVAKSRFLAMMSHEIRTPMNGVLGMTNLLLETGLSGEQHQYAETVHKSGEALLTIINDILDFSKLEAGRLELEEVAFDLEDLADGVADLLSARAFERGTEIAVIYDPDLPKRFYGDPTRIRQVLLNFAGNAIKFTETGGVTIEILLAGSENDRPKLRFNVTDTGIGIPQDRQDALFQEFTQVDASTARRYGGTGLGLAISRRLVDLMGGNIGLDSEVGRGSTFWFEATLGVADVAHRGEAHEMVDRLSAMLRGRQAAILATNPVLREGMAARLRGLGLSIAHNAASLDAPSRTVDHLVIDGGLAEHAGAADIVRLRSRVGGRMVVAIDPSQRGRAEQILARGFDQFLLRPPRPLALAQALTGRDSAAEAHAAATIEQIGDEAALGARVLVADDNRINLQVARVMLEKAGYAVTAVEDGAGALAAIGENDFEVVLMDVQMPDMDGFEVTAAIRALDGARATTPVVAVTANAMPEHREECLSKGMDDFIAKPFDKIELLQLVAKWALIGAASTGGPPNAGTMAGPAAADAGPVPAGAAPEPGGEVEGSMIDRAILDQFGEDVGQDYLPELLRDFMLDTQDRLERLSEPLDDVSADRLGREAHSLKSSAGTVGAVSLSEAAAKIERLCDEGPLEDARQAIEEIRAIAERTLAEMGRMIEQRAA